One part of the Eucalyptus grandis isolate ANBG69807.140 chromosome 10, ASM1654582v1, whole genome shotgun sequence genome encodes these proteins:
- the LOC104422361 gene encoding UDP-glycosyltransferase 87A1, translating to MEALLSSTSAAGSRHIVAMPYPGRGHINPVMNLCKILSSRVPDITITFVVTEEWLGLIGSESRPANISLAAIPNVLPSELVRAQHYDEFIDAVFAKMGGPFEELLDQLRPLPTVIVADAFLSWALRAGNRRNIPVALFCPSAAWDFSLFYHFHLLEQHGHFPVDLSEKGDEQVDYIPGLPPTRLADLISSGTIDLFLQHVLDAFSIVHEAKYLLLATVYEVEHLAVNSLKASLSFPVYTIGPTIHFSRLADDSFLNDFDYLKWLDCQPSDSVLYISLGSFLSVSSSKMDEIAGCLRNSGIRFMWVAREEASRLRGLCGNRGIVMPWCDQLRVLSHSSVGGFWTHCGWNSIGEAIFAGVPLLAYPITMDQGGNATLVVEDWKVGWRVGREITGLLRKFMDLEDDESKRSGDRLSISRRYVGEQSEKMDRLRLTSILLSGTLPISNDSSES from the exons ATGGAAGCTCTGTTGTCATCGACCTCCGCCGCAGGCAGCCGTCACATTGTGGCGATGCCATATCCAGGCCGAGGGCACATCAACCCCGTGATGAACCTGTGCAAGATCCTGTCCTCCAGAGTCCCGGACATCACCATCACCTTTGTCGTGACCGAGGAGTGGCTCGGCTTGATTGGTTCCGAGTCCAGGCCTGCCAACATATCCTTGGCTGCCATCCCCAACGTGCTCCCCTCGGAGCTGGTCCGGGCTCAGCACTACGATGAATTCATCGATGCTGTTTTCGCCAAGATGGGAGGTCCGTTCGAGGAGCTGCTGGATCAGCTACGGCCCCTGCCAACTGTCATCGTGGCTGACGCTTTCTTAAGCTGGGCCCTCCGCGCGGGGAACCGCAGAAACATTCCCGTGGCGTTGTTCTGTCCGTCGGCAGCCTgggatttttctttgttctaTCACTTCCATCTTCTTGAACAACACGGTCACTTCCCGGTTGATTTGTCTG AAAAAGGGGATGAGCAGGTCGATTACATCCCTGGACTTCCTCCAACACGCTTAGCAGACTTGATCAGCTCCGGGACGATTGATTTATTTCTACAACATGTCCTTGATGCATTTAGCATCGTCCATGAGGCCAAGTATCTCTTGCTCGCAACTGTGTATGAGGTGGAACATCTGGCTGTCAATTCTCTTAAAGCTAGCTTGTCTTTTCCGGTCTACACTATAGGTCCGACCATCCATTTCTCTCGACTAGCAGATGACTctttcttgaacgatttcgatTACCTAAAGTGGTTGGACTGTCAGCCGAGTGATTCTGTCCTATATATCTCCCTCGGAAGCTTTCTCTCGGTCTCCAGCTCTAAGATGGATGAGATCGCAGGGTGTTTGCGCAACAGCGGCATTCGTTTCATGTGGGTGGCGCGCGAGGAAGCTTCAAGGTTGAGAGGGTTGTGTGGCAATAGGGGAATAGTCATGCCATGGTGCGACCAGTTGAGGGTGCTGTCACATTCATCGGTTGGTGGGTTTTGGACGCATTGCGGATGGAATTCAATTGGGGAAGCTATTTTTGCCGGAGTTCCTCTGCTTGCATATCCTATCACTATGGATCAAGGTGGTAATGCAACACTAGTCGTCGAGGACTGGAAGGTCGGATGGAGGGTGGGTAGGGAGATCACTGGGCTCTTGCGTAAGTTCATGGATTTGGAGGATGATGAAAGCAAGAGGTCAGGAGACAGGCTAAGCATCTCCAGGAGGTATGTCGGCGAGCAATCGGAAAAGATGGATCGACTGAGACTAACATCAATTCTTTTATCAGGGACATTACCCATTTCCAATGACAGTTCGGAAAGTTGA
- the LOC104423821 gene encoding UDP-glycosyltransferase 87A1-like, whose protein sequence is MPYPGRGHINPLMNLCKILASRAPHVAITFVLTEEWLTLIDSDQKPSNVSFATITNVLPSERVRAQHFSEFAGAVFTKMEAPFKEVLDRLCPPPTLIVADTLLFWAVHVGNQRNIPVASFWTTAATNFSSLYHSLLEQNGHLPQNFVSPRSKTTQISDDKFCYAEIPLNFQLGPSSTVPVLLSSVYEIKSQMVDALKPSLSFPIYTIGPSIPYFELEGNPRSNSDSNYIINWLDRQPGSSVLYLSLGSFLSVSSSKMDEVAAGLRNSNVRFLWVARDEVSRLKELLPDGDMGIVVPWCNQLRALTRPSVGGFWTC, encoded by the exons ATGCCGTATCCCGGACGAGGCCACATCAACCCCCTCATGAACCTGTGCAAGATCCTAGCCTCCCGAGCCCCGCACGTCGCCATCACCTTCGTCCTCACGGAGGAGTGGCTCACCCTCATCGACTCCGACCAGAAGCCGAGCAACGTATCCTTCGCCACCATCACGAATGTGCTCCCGTCCGAGAGGGTCCGCGCTCAGCACTTCTCCGAGTTCGCTGGGGCCGTCTTTACGAAGATGGAAGCCCCGTTCAAGGAGGTGCTCGATCGGCTCTGCCCTCCGCCGACCCTCATTGTTGCCGACACGCTCCTTTTCTGGGCAGTCCACGTCGGGAACCAGAGGAACATTCCGGTGGCCTCGTTTTGGACAACTGCGGCCACAAATTTCTCCTCCTTGTACCACTCCCTACTAGAGCAGAATGGCCATTTACCACAAAATTTTGTCAGCCCTCGTTCTAAAACTACTCAGATTTCTGACGATAAATTTT GTTATGCAGAGATTCCGCTCAATTTTCAACTGGGTCCGTCGAGCACAGTACCTGTTTTGCTTTCTTCTGTGTACGAGATCAAATCTCAGATGGTCGACGCTCTGAAGCCGAGCCTGTCATTTCCAATCTACACCATCGGTCCATCCATCCCGTACTTTGAGCTCGAAGGCAATCCTCGCTCGAACAGCGACTcgaattatataataaattggCTGGACCGCCAGCCGGGCAGCTCTGTTTTATACTTGTCACTAGGTAGCTTCCTTTCGGTGTCGAGCTCCAAAATGGATGAAGTCGCGGCGGGGTTGCGCAACAGTAATGTCCGGTTCTTGTGGGTGGCACGTGACGAGGTTTCTAGGCTGAAGGAACTGTTGCCTGACGGCGACATGGGGATTGTGGTGCCATGGTGCAACCAGTTGAGGGCATTGACACGTCCATCGGTCGGGGGGTTTTGGACTTGTTAG
- the LOC104422362 gene encoding UDP-glycosyltransferase 87A1, whose protein sequence is MDSQASTCHVVAMPYPGRGHINPMMNLCKILASQAPRIAITFVLTEEWLGLVGSDLKPSNISFATIPNVLPSEQVRAQHFPEFLEAVFTKMEASVDEVLLRLHPPPTLIMADAFLSWAVGIGNRRNIPVALFWSIAASNFSFFYHLQLLEQNGHLPENLSEKGDEMVDYIPGIPPTRLTDLVGGRSEQMMQRLRSMVDWVHRTQYLLLSSVYEIESQTVDALKPSLSFPIYTVGPSIPYSKLKDNPRSNSDLDYITKWLDRQPGSSVLYVSLGSFLSISSSKMDEIAAGLRDSNAQFLWVARDEASRLKELLPEGDLGIVVPWCDQLRALTHPSVGGFWTHCGWNSIQEGVYAGLPFLAYPIAMDQGHNCKIIVDDWKVGWRVGKGDIAGLVHKFMNLGDSESIELRRRAKHLRELCRHAIGLDGSSRTNICTFIRDISSGMGKHSRH, encoded by the exons ATGGACAGCCAAGCATCAACCTGCCATGTGGTGGCGATGCCGTATCCCGGACGAGGCCACATCAACCCCATGATGAACCTGTGCAAGATCCTTGCCTCCCAAGCCCCGCGCATCGCTATCACCTTCGTCCTCACTGAGGAGTGGCTCGGGCTTGTGGGCTCCGACCTGAAACCGAGCAACATATCCTTCGCCACCATCCCGAACGTGCTCCCATCTGAGCAGGTCCGGGCTCAGCACTTCCCAGAGTTTCTCGAGGCCGTCTTCACCAAGATGGAAGCCTCGGTCGATGAGGTGCTCCTCCGGCTACACCCTCCACCAACCCTCATTATGGCCGACGCGTTCCTGTCCTGGGCAGTCGGCATTGGGAACCGGAGGAACATTCCAGTGGCCTTGTTTTGGTCTATTGCTGCGTCaaacttctccttcttctatCACTTACAACTTCTTGAGCAGAATGGCCATTTACCAGAGAATTTGTCAG AAAAAGGGGATGAAATGGTGGATTATATTCCTGGGATTCCTCCAACACGTTTGACGGACTTGGTTGGTGGAAGGAGCGAACAGATGATGCAGAGACTGCGCTCAATGGTCGACTGGGTCCATCGAACACAGTACCTGTTGCTTTCTTCTGTGTACGAGATCGAATCTCAGACTGTCGACGCTCTGAAACCGAGCCTGTCGTTTCCTATCTACACCGTCGGTCCATCCATCCCATACTCTAAGCTCAAAGACAATCCACGCTCGAACAGCGACTTGGATTACATAACAAAGTGGCTAGACCGCCAGCCTGGTAGCTCTGTTTTGTACGTGTCCCTAGGCAGCTTCCTTTCGATCTCCAGCTCCAAAATGGACGAGATCGCAGCGGGGTTGCGCGACAGTAATGCCCAATTCTTGTGGGTGGCGCGCGACGAGGCGTCTAGGCTGAAGGAGCTGTTGCCCGAAGGTGACTTGGGGATTGTGGTGCCGTGGTGCGACCAATTGAGGGCACTGACGCATCCCTCAGTTGGGGGGTTTTGGACCCACTGCGGATGGAACTCAATCCAGGAGGGCGTCTACGCGGGGCTTCCGTTTCTGGCGTACCCGATAGCCATGGACCAAGGTCACAATTGCAAGATCATCGTGGACGATTGGAAGGTCGGGTGGAGGGTCGGCAAAGGCGACATCGCTGGGCTAGTGCACAAGTTCATGAATTTGGGCGATAGTGAGAGCATAGAATTGAGGAGGAGGGCCAAACACCTTCGGGAGTTATGCCGCCATGCGATAGGGTTGGACGGATCGTCTAGGACTAATATCTGCACCTTCATTAGAGACATTTCGAGTGGCATGGGGAAACATTCAAGACATTAA
- the LOC108955594 gene encoding UDP-glycosyltransferase 87A1-like, protein MKLVVPWCEHLSVLCHASAGGFWSHCRWSSTSEAIVAGLPLLTFPIYWNQVSNSKLVVEDWRIGWRIKRKEGVEYMGPREEIAGLVWRFMDLEDEEAKAMRMRAKKLQEITGNTVLKGGSSDSSIDAFARNLLH, encoded by the coding sequence ATGAAATTGGTGGTGCCATGGTGTGAGCATTTAAGCGTGCTATGCCACGCTTCTGCTGGTGGATTCTGGTCACATTGCCGGTGGAGCTCAACCTCAGAGGCCATCGTTGCTGGCCTCCCCTTGCTCACCTTCCCCATTTACTGGAACCAGGTTTCGAACAGCAAGCTGGTCGTGGAGGATTGGAGGATTGGTTGGAGaatcaagaggaaggaaggCGTTGAGTACATGGGGCCGAGGGAAGAAATTGCGGGGCTCGTCTGGCGGTTCATGGATCTGGAGGACGAGGAAGCCAAAGCGATGAGGATGAGAGCGAAGAAACTTCAAGAGATTACCGGAAACACCGTCCTGAAGGGCGGATCGTCTGATTCGAGTATTGATGCTTTCGCGCGCAACCTTTTGCATTAA
- the LOC104422363 gene encoding glucan endo-1,3-beta-glucosidase 9, with protein sequence MPPSTPRPLLRRLRLLAVASLVGIAWWPRAGAVGVNWGAASSSSHPLPPPKVVELLRSNNVSRVRLSDADPDVLLSLAGSGIAVTVGIPNLMLRTLNSSRKAAESWVHDNVTRYFPAGGPRVRIEYIAVGDDPFLLSHLDQFYPFVLGAATQIQAALTKANLGSKVKVVVPCSFDAFQSASNLPSEGHFRPDVNKTMIQLLTFLSEHRSPFFVSILPFLSFHQSKNISLDFALFKGTARPHNDSHRIYKNSFDLSYDTLVTALYNAGFPQMEIVVAQIGWPTDGAANATSVIAEDFMKGLVDHIHSKTGTPLRPRNPPLEVYILSLLDEDQQSTSAGNFERHWGVFTFDGQAKYNVDLGQGSRKLWNAQNVEYLPSRWCVVNNNENLSNATASFLDACSVADCTAVAPGGSCYNIGWPRNVSYAFNSYYQQHDQRLDSCYFGGLGLITTVDPSTDTCRFAVGLRTSHSSILVSPQLLLMSSLFTTILMVFIFFT encoded by the exons ATGCCGCCCAGCACCCCTCGCCCGCTCCTCCGCCGTCTCCGCCTCCTCGCGGTGGCGTCCCTCGTCGGGATCGCCTGGTGGCCCCGGGCCGGGGCCGTCGGCGTCAACTGGGGGgcggcgtcgtcgtcgtcccACCCCCTGCCGCCGCCCAAGGTGGTGGAGCTCCTCAGGTCCAACAACGTCTCCCGCGTCAGGCTCTCCGACGCCGACCCCGACGTCCTCCTGTCGCTCGCCGGCTCCGGCATCGCCGTCACCGTCGGCATCCCCAACCTCATGCTCCGGACCTTGAACTCCTCCAGGAAAGCGGCCGAGAGCTGGGTCCACGACAACGTCACTCGCTACTTCCCCGCCGGCGGCCCCCGCGTTCGGATCGA GTACATTGCTGTGGGGGACGATCCATTCCTCTTGAGTCATTTAGATCAGTTCTATCCATTCGTCCTTGGAGCAGCCACCCAAATCCAAGCAGCTCTGACCAAAGCAAACTTAGGAAGCAAGGTGAAAGTTGTAGTTCCATGCAGTTTTGATGCATTTCAGTCTGCGTCTAACCTCCCCTCTGAAGGACACTTCAGGCCTGACGTCAACAAAACCATGATTCAACTGCTCACATTTTTGAGCGAACATCGGTCGCCCTTCTTTGTGTCAATATTGCCGTTCCTCAGCTTCCACCAGAGCAAGAATATTTCCCTCGACTTTGCTCTCTTCAAAGGAACTGCGCGGCCTCATAACGACAGCCACAGAATATATAAAAACAGCTTTGACTTGAGCTATGACACCCTAGTCACGGCATTGTATAATGCTGGTTTCCCGCAGATGGAAATTGTTGTAGCTCAGATTGGTTGGCCGACAGATGGAGCAGCTAATGCTACCTCAGTCATTGCTGAGGATTTCATGAAAGGTCTTGTAGACCACATCCACAGTAAAACAGGGACGCCACTTAGGCCTCGGAATCCTCCTTTGGAAGTGTACATTTTAAGCCTTTTAGATGAGGACCAACAAAGCACCTCTGCAGGAAATTTTGAAAGACACTGGGGCGTGTTTACTTTTGATGGCCAGGCAAAGTACAACGTTGATTTAGGCCAGGGTTCCAGAAAATTGTGGAATGCACAGAATGTTGAGTACCTTCCTTCCCGGTGGTGCGTTGTGAACAATAACGAGAACTTGTCCAATGCAACCGCTAGTTTTTTAGATGCTTGTTCTGTTGCCGATTGTACTGCAGTAGCTCCTGGTGGATCTTGTTATAACATTGGTTGGCCCCGGAATGTGTCCTACGCATTCAATAGCTACTACCAGCAGCATGATCAAAGACTGGACAGCTGTTATTTTGGAGGATTAGGTTTGATCACAACTGTCGATCCATCTACCGATACTTGCAGATTCGCTGTTGGACTACGGACTTCGCATTCGTCAATTCTTGTCTCGCCTCAACTTCTGTTGATGAGCTCTCTTTTTACAACCATTTTgatggtttttattttcttcacatAA